In the genome of Arachis stenosperma cultivar V10309 chromosome 6, arast.V10309.gnm1.PFL2, whole genome shotgun sequence, the window GTATGGGATCATGATGTCGAGAGTGGTGGCTGTGCTGGGACTGCTGAGAGTGGTGGCTGTACTGAGACTGCTGAGAGTGGTGGCTGCCCTGAGTATGATGGCTACCATGACTGTAGGCCGGTGGCTGTGGTATATAATAAGAAAATGGCTCAAACACTGCATGCTGAGGTGGCTGAGGAGGAGGTGGCTGTGGGGCAAGTGGCTGTGGTATATAATAAGGAAACGGCTCAAACATTGCATGCTGAGGTGGCTGAGGGGGGTGGCTGTGGGGCAGGTGGCTATGGATGATGAGGAACGTACCCCGTCAATCTCAACAGATGTCCGTAGGAGCGCATGTACCAATCCCGGAACTCAGCCGTCGGTAAAAAATCCCAGGTCGGAAGGGGGTGCAGGTCTCGCAGTCGGATGTGTCGCCTGTTGGCCCACTCCACTATCCATGGCCCATGCAAAACTGTCCAGTCATGAAGTTGCACTCCGCGTAGAACGATACAATGCTGGTCACCTGGAATATTCCTTGGTACCCCCGGAGGAGGTTGTACATATCCAAACTGACGCATCACTCGATCCGCAGGGTGCCACTCGACACACTCGAATGACAACAACGGAGCAACGATGTCACACACCTCAAGATGGGGATGCAAGTTGTCGGGGACGATCAACCCGTCATACAGCCGCCACTCAAACTGCCACAGTATTATTGGTATATTAAAACCCTAATAATAATGGTTGAAGAAACGAATAAGAAGAAACATAACTATTTACCCTCTGCATGTAGTCTATATCATGCCTGAATGTCTCTACGGTCTTCGATGACCACGCTGTGGTCCGTTCCGAATGACTCCATCTGAAAcattattaattgaaaaaatttaaataacgCATCATATGTTAAACATCCATCATGAATATAACACATAACTAAAATAAGACTTATTACCTCCTGGCAACTGGTATCTCGGCCAGTGGAAGCGTTTGTCTCGGTACGGGAGCAAGACACGGCATTCACTCCCATGCCCAAACAAACAACAGATTCAGAGGGCCATCCATCTCCTTTGTATCATATCGTAATGCACGGCATAGTGCTCTGTAAAGATGTGCCAGACATGCTGACCCCCAACTATAAGTACGGATCCGCTCGAAATCGCGAAGCAATGGTACATATTTCGCATGGGCATATGCGGTCGACTTGTCCGTGAATAAAGTCGATCCTAACAAACAGAAGATCTGACATCTGACGTATCGCCTGATGGACTCCTCAGTGTCCAACAGCTCTGCGTCTCTAATACATCGAACCCAACCCAGCTTTATATAGGACTTCGCATTCTGACTGACTGATGGCACACGACCGAATATCGCTATGCCCTGATTTTGAACGAAGTCGTTACTACTATCTTTCCATCCACTGACAGGCTCTCCATCAATGGATAGGCCGAATATATTAGCGACATCTTCTAATGTCATTGTAACCTCACCGATCGGCAATATAAAAGTGTGGGTCTCAGCCCTCCACCTTTCAACCAGAGCAGCTAACATGGGGTGAAATTCTCTTATGACTCCAATTTTAGAGACATGGTAGAATCTCGTGGCGCGTAAGTAGTTCTCCACCATCGGATTCCACGTCTGTGACGGATCCAGTTTACGCACCAACAAATTCCTGTTAGGCTGCATCAACAAAGATATCTGTtacattaattaaataataatctttataaatatattaataaacattcacatatttattttaatatcttatttattaaaatattcaacttagtttatctatttatttatttatttatttattaaaaatttaaattccttatttattataatatttatttattaatatacgtatttatttaatattcataacaacaaaaattaaaaaaaattattaaaaaattacatattataaaaattattataatattattaaatatttataa includes:
- the LOC130934745 gene encoding serine/threonine-protein phosphatase 7 long form homolog, with protein sequence MVENYLRATRFYHVSKIGVIREFHPMLAALVERWRAETHTFILPIGEVTMTLEDVANIFGLSIDGEPVSGWKDSSNDFVQNQGIAIFGRVPSVSQNAKSYIKLGWVRCIRDAELLDTEESIRRYVRCQIFCLLGSTLFTDKSTAYAHAKYVPLLRDFERIRTYSWGSACLAHLYRALCRALRYDTKEMDGPLNLLFVWAWE